The genome window ccgacaccagtGCCCTTTCCCTTCACAATCAAACAACTACAATCTCAAATAGAACCTAACAAATCCCAATTTTATCAATTCAAAAACTCATGTATCTCAATCGATGACGTGATAGCTCTACTGCGATGACACCTGATAGCCTCGTCTGTACGGGCCATCATCTTGATTGTGTCGCTGTTTGTTTGTGTGGGCGTATCACTGTTTTACGAGTATACAAGTCTAAATGAGTCAGGTCTGTTGGATAGCCTATGGCCTGGAAAAGTTTAGTCTGGCACGAGCACGGCCCAAATCGTTGTCCACAGCCCGTGCCTAGGCCCGAACCGTTGTCCAGCATGGCATGAGCACGGCCCGAACAGTTttattttttcctttttattaAAATGTCTATATTATACATGAGTATAGACTAAAAACTAAAATATGTGCGCTCTATTAGCTAGATGGGTGTAAATGCATGTGAACCAACCAAGGTTTAAAACCCTCACTTATGGAGGGGAGAGGTGGGAATAGGGAAACTCCTACTTTATATTAGTAGTGATTTGCTGACATGTGAAAACACCGCATTGCACATGCAGGTATCTGCAAAATGGCAATCCAATTTTATCATGACAACTTCCTGTTGTCATTGGGTTTTGACTTCTTAAGGATATCAAAAACAAAGCAAAGAATAAATTTTGGCTTCACTTTTAATTAGCTTCTTTTCAAAGACCAATTAAAGGGAGGTGACAAACGTGAAGAAGTAATAACAGTGGTAATAATAATGAGTTATAAAACACATAAGGTAGCATAGATTACTCATCGTAATACATTATTACTTTGTTCCATTTTTTGCAATATAACATATGATTACAAATATATCTTCGACTTTGCAATCAATAATGCAAAGGTAGATGGGGAAGCCCAGCTTTGTAGATGGAGCGAGACAATGCTCTCTCGCTAAAAAGCGTTTGTATGCATCAcattgttcctctatttatagtcGTGAGGTACAAATTGGTgaaaattacaatcataccctcaAACCTATACATTTGAGCTACTAGGTAAGATAAAAGCACTATTGTCTTTTCACTTTGTAGTCTTGTCAAACAATTCTTCATGACCCTGCCTTGCTCTAgctagcttcttcaccacgcatgTCAATAATCCCAAGCTCACAACTTCGTATTTGCAGTCGTTAATCCACACATTATCTCCAAATGAAGGTGTCCTTCGATATCCATCCTATTACACTTGAGACAATCTTTAGGAATAAAAGGTAATACAATGTTTAGAGGACCTTCAGCTAAAGAGAGCGGCCCCAATTGTAGCCCCTCGTGGTATAAGCTTGTTTTTCATAATGAGCTCAGACCGCGAAATAAACGAAGATCTCATatcgaagatccaaaaaacaacTTCCTTGTGCTCGTTAGCGAAAACAAATTATGTAAAATATGCTTTGGTGGCTCCTGACATAGAGGGTCCATTTGTAGTGGTAAACTGTTTTTAAATTTTTGACTCACGTCTTTTCGTATCTTTATGTATAAAATGGGTTGAGACTCATGTTGGGGGGCttaaggtcctcaagacaaaggtATCACTGACAAAGTGATGTTGAGGATCCTCTctgtcgaaggtcctcaagacgaagataCTATCTGAGAACTATAATGACGAATATCGAAGCTTCTAACTGAAGGACAACAGCTTCGGCTTAAGGTGATGACGAAAGTCAAGCATGGCGCTGAACCAGAGAGGAAAAGACCAGTTAATCCCTGAGGATTTATGTTATGGTTATGTATACAAATTAAGGTCACAAATGTATTTTTCacccgggctgtgtcccgtgcctataaataggtgaatagtacccccatactgttcacgttgaattgtaattgctctcgcatcaacaccttcgagcaagccgaaggtatcaatgtaatataaattatgTTAATGTTTATATGTATATTATGAAATACATATGTGTATAAATAAATGGATTACATTTATTATCTTTATGTACTCTTATTCTCATGAAtgctgaaggtgtgtccttcatgaccttcgtctgaagatcattatatccaaaaggaaataatgcttcagaggacgaaggtccttaatctttaacaaattgtgttgccttgttcttgattcacaacatttgagaacaagtggccaacattggcacccacctccagtgaactcacttccacgaccaCAACAATGGCTTTGCAAGGTGACCAAGTTGTAGAGAACCCCACGCGAGAGCCAAGCACCACAgtcgagtaactctgtagagaaCCGCGGGCCTTCTatacgtgcaagtggtgctccgctttcacctcctctcggacgctcctcaCAGTCTCCATTATCGAGCTTCGGGCTGAAACTCCGCGAGCattgttccctccggtacacggtggcggccatgacacaaacACGAGTAtcatggtctcgcaagactctcgcatcactcggtacaatattacacggctcgcgcaagagccgacggTTGTGTTGGGTTTTCCTtacctcactcaactaactagcatTACACTAGAGCAAGCGCAATAACAGACTAACTAGCCTAAGCACCTCGCAAAGCACCTATACTAATCATCGCATGAATCTCCTATGCACTTGTGTGTTGGTGCTCTTGGAAATGTGTCTCTATGCTTGGGATATGTTTCTTGTGCTCCACACTATTCAAATGGCCGggtggaggggtataaatagccccccTCAACTATAGTCGTTGGATAGAGAGCTGACTATTTCTATcgttgggcgcaccggacatgtctggtgccctAGCCACGTCAGTCGGTCGTTGAggagttgcagtcgaccgtttgaTAAAGTTGTTGCTGACCGTTGGCTAGACTGTTCAGTGCTCCAGCTCTCGAGAGTCCATTTGCGGAGTTCTCTGTGTAGGCTGTccaatgcacaccggacagtccggtctgACACCAGGGCGATGGTTGACTGCCCTTTTCTTGTTTTCTTCAATCTTTTCTCGGGTTCttttggtcttgagtcttggacttgtgCTTGATATCTATTAATCTTTTAAGTATCTTTTAGGTCttgttttgaggtgttgcatcctcaaagcctCAGTCTATTCCTCTTCGCATCTTGTGAAATACAAAGTACAAACAATTAGAAAACATTAATCCACAagtttatgttgatcatcaaacaccaaaatcgcttagccaaatggcccgatgTCCCTTTTCCTTACAGACATCCATCCTGTTACACTTGGGACAATCTTTAAGAATAAATGGTAATGCGGTGTTTTGAGAACCTTCGACTAAAGAGGGCTAAATCAAGCACCAAAAATATTGTGATACCGTTTTTCTCATTGGCCTTGGACTTCCTTTTTTTTTCTATCATCATTGTGAACGCAAGAATGTTGCACGAAAAAAATTCCTTTCACGCATTGCAACGCTTCTGTTTAAAGCATTTTGCTCACTGGCAGGACAGTGTAAAGCGTATGATCCACATCCATGTACGCATGATGACTTCCGCTTCAAATGTTTGGGAAGTATTCATTCACACATGCAATGCAGCGTAGAGTGATGCAGTCTCTCTTGCTATGTCACGCTTGTAGGCCGCTAGGGACGGACAAAACTGACCTACGAATGATAGAAATAGAAGGGGAAAACATTTTTTATTGCTTCAACTGACAACCACCAAGGCACCAATCAGGCAATCATTCATAGCCTCCAAAGAAATGAACTTTACCTTTaggaaaaataaaacaaaaacaTTTGTATTGTAAACCAGTGGTAGTAGGTGAGGCGAGAATTCAATTTTCCATTTCGAGTTGAGGCTGACAAATTTCTAGGAGATAAAAAAATAACAGAAATACTACTAATCAAACATGCTGGTGAAATGAAAAAAAAAAGTAAAAACAAAATGATTGGAGAGAAAACGTTAGGTGAAGTGGGCCCAGCGACTTGGGGGTTGGTGGCTGTGAGGTTGGTGAGAGGACGACAACAAGGCTACAGCTACCGTCCCCCGGCTCCCAGCGCCAGCGGGCGGCTTCCCCCGCGACGTGGGCGGCGGGGCCATCCGCGCGCGATGCCCTCACGAGTCACGTCACGTGCATGCCTGCCCGACTAGCCAAGTGGCCCGAGTAGTTTACTTCCCGCACCGCAGGCCCGCAGCCGCAGCAGTACCCGCGCGGGCCCACTCCCCCTCTCACCGGTTCCACGcccagcgccagcgccagcgcgggcgcggctATAAATGGCGAGCCCCAGCAGCCCCGAGACCCCGTGCCACACATCCATCCCCGTTCGCCTCTTCTCCTCCCTCCTGCCGGGTCCTTAATAAAGAGCAGCAGCGCAAGGTGAGCCGCCAGCTTGCCCCGTACGTACCCTGCTGCTTCTTCTCCCTCGTTGGACCGTTCGTTCGTCGTCCTTCTCCCGAGGTTCGTGCGTGGTTCGCCTTCGCCCTTCGGGAGATGCTGCGAACCTTAGGCCTTTCCTTGCTGCGGACGGGGTAACTGATACCCATGTTTTGCTGCTGGTGGCCGCAACGGGATGGCGGATCCGAGTGTGGGGTTCGGTGATCAGCCGGTTTCTCTAGATCTGGGATCTCCAAAATGTGTTTTTTAATTTATCGTGTCTCAGTCGGCAGTGGAGATTTTTTTTAAATAATGGTCTGTCGGCGTGATGTCGTTTGCTTGAGGGAAGGGAGGGTTCTCTGATTTTGAGATCTGACGGCACTATTTGTTGGCCATCCAATTCGAACGGTTTCTGGTTGTCTGAATTGGTTTGAACAAAATTGCAGAGGTTGGTAGAGCGAGCGAGAAGAAGGCAATGGCGGCGGAGAGCTTCCTGTTCACCTCGGAGTCCGTGAACGAGGGGCACCCAGACAAGCTGTGCGACCAGGTGTCGGACGCGGTGCTGGACGCCTGCCTGGCGCAGGACCCCGACAGCAAGGTGGCCTGCGAGACCTGCACCAAGACGAACATGGTGATGGTGTTCGGCGAGATCACCACCAAGGCGAGCGTGGACTACGAGAAGATCGTGCGCGACACCTGCCGCGAGATCGGGTTCACCTCCGACGACGTGGGGCTCGACGCCGACCGCTGCAAGGTGCTGGTGAACATCGAGCAGCAGTCCCCCGACATCGCGCAGGGCGTGCACGGGCACTTCACGAAGCGGCCCGAGGAGATCGGCGCCGGCGACCAGGGCCACATGTTCGGGTACGCCACCGACGAGACCCCCGAGCTGATGCCGCTGAGCCACGTGCTGGCCACCAAGCTCGGCGCGCGCCTGACGGAGGTCCGCAAGGACGGCACCTGCGCCTGGCTCAGGCCCGACGGCAAGACCCAGGTGACGGTGGAGTACGTGAACGAGGGCGGCGCCATGGTGCCCGTCCGCGTGCACACCGTGCTCATCTCCACCCAGCACGACGAGACCGTCACCAACGACGAGATCGCCGCCGACCTCAAGGAGCACGTCATCAAGCCCGTCATCCCGGAGAGGTACCTGGACGAGAAGACCATCTTCCACCTCAACCCGTCGGGGCGCTTCGTCATCGGCGGGCCCCACGGGGACGCCGGCCTCACCGGCCGCAAGATCATCATCGACACCTACGGCGGCTGGGGAGCCCACGGCGGGGGCGCCTTCTCCGGCAAGGACCCCACCAAGGTGGACCGCAGCGGGGCCTACGTCGCCAGGCAGGCCGCCAAGAGCATCGTGGCCAGCGGCCTCGCCCGCCGCTGCCTCGTGCAGGTGTCCTACGCCATCGGCGTGCCGGAGCCCCTGTCCGTGTTCGTCGACTCCTACGGCACCGGGACCATCCCCGACAAGGAGATCCTAAAGATCGTCAAGGAGAACTTCGACTTCAGGCCAGGGATGATCACCATCAACCTCGACCTCAAGAAGGGCggcaacaggttcatcaagaccgCCGCATACGGCCACTTTGGCCGTGACGACGCCGACTTCACCTGGGAGGTGGTCAAGCCCCTAAAGAAGGCATCCGCTTAAGAATGTATTGGGAAGTTCACTGGACATGAGGTTCATCTTCGTCTGGCTCTGCTGATACCTGCAAggattgctgctgctgctgccgcccctggaTGTGTGTTTGATCAGTGACTGGCTGCTCTGCTCCATAGAAGATGAATGAAGAGAGAGATGGTgaagaaggctttggcaaatggcAATTGCCGCAGCAAGCCATGTCGGCGCCACTGACCGGCTTAGTGATTGGTATAATTTGGTGTGGCAGCAGCCAGGATTAATGCGCTGGTCTTTTATCTTTACTACTAGTTTGGTCTCGTCCGGTATCTTATTTTTCTTTCCCCTTTTCGAGTCTGTACTGAAACTGCTGAGAGATTTGCAGTTTTGATCTATCATATCCTTTGGTAATACTGTTCGTCTCGAGTGCGCACTGGTGCTTGCTCTGTCGCTCGTCGTCGGTGGCCTTTGAGGACCATGAAAGGTGAAAACAATGTTTCATGTGACCTTTGGGCAACCGTGGAAGGGAACCTACACAGTAGCAAATGAGAATGTACAGGCTGTATCTTTGTTACCAGTTGATTTTCATGCGACGCgtagggctggacaaaatactcgtggctcgctCCGCTTGTAGCCTGCTCGGCTCGACTCGAATCGGATCGTTTGAATTTTTACACGAGCTGAGTCAGCGTCCCAGCTCGGtttcttaacgagccagctcgagctgacCACGAGCCAGCTCGTGAGCTAACCGAGCTGCCACATTCTAGCGCCACTTTCGCTTCTTTGGCTTGGCCCATCAGCTGTCAGCCCACTTCCTGAGCGGTTGAGCCCACCAATCCTTCCTGCATTCCTATTTGCCAATTGCCACATTCCAGTGTCACTTCCTCAGCCCGCGGCCAACGCGCAGCGCACTCCCAAATTCTCAATCGCAAATCCGCCACAAACCCTAGACGGCACGGCGACTCGGGCGGTCGGCGCTCCACTCCACCTCCACTCCACCGCCACCGGTCAAGCGACCACCGGCGGGCAGCGGCGTCCACTGCTCCCGCGTCGAGACACGACACGCCGGCACGGGGCGGCCGGGCAGCAGGTCCGCACGCGGCACGCCCGTGCGCACGCCTGAAGACCGTTGCCACTCGCGGACTCGCCAGTCGCCAACTCGCCATCATCTGAAGACCCTCGTCGTCGCCTCAAGCCAAGAGCCTCGCCGTCGGCCAACATCGCGGTGCCATGGCTGTTGTTGCTGCCTAAGTGACATGGTATGAAGAGAAATGGCTACATTATTGTGTGATAGTTTTATTAGGATTTATACCTtttcacatatgagaagtggcttCAAGAGAGACTGATACTGGGACTGTATTAATATGTACCATTTCAACAGTTCAAGCACTATGGAGGAGGAGAACACTCCATTGCCAGCAAGTTTGGGGTCTCGATCTCGAACTCGAACCAAGCAACTCACAAAGAAGCCACCCATTTCGATGCAGAAGATGCATAGAGCGACAACATCATCGGCGTTCGGCAATCGGTCTAATGTTTCTATATCTGTGGTGAGTATCCAAAACTTCAAATGCTAATCTTTTGTTGTCTTCACATTCTTTGTTGTATGCTAGATTGTAATGTTGGATTGAAATGCAGGAGCCAACAACTAATTCTAGAGAGGAGGAAGACAAGGACGAGGACAATAGCCTCGACATGGAGGATGATTTCTCTCTAAGCCTATCTTCAGAGGATGGTGGGAGCTAGCGTGAAGATGAGGTTCATAATGCAAAGAGAGGAGTCAAAAGGGCAAAGGGTGAtgttccattatctccttcaaagTGTAAGGTCAAGAGGGTGAAGCGAGCAGATTGCTGGAAGTATTTTAAGGTGGTCGAAGTTCAATCAAAGAAGAAGTTTGGGGAAATGGTGACGAAGGCCAAGTGCAAGTTTTGTTACAAACTGTATGTGTATCAACCTGGTGGTCCAACATCACAGCTGAATCGACATCTTGATAAGTGCACCGCCTACTAGAACAAGTTGGCCAATGCAAAATCAAAGGTTGCTCAAGGTACTATCAGCTTCGCTCTTGATGATGGTTCTCTTGTTGTTAATCCCACTGAATATGATCATGATCACACtagaaatttgattgctaagatgatTATTGTTCATGAGTATTCACTTCGAATGGTAGAGCACAAATGGTTTAATATCTTGATGAAATGGATGAATAACAGCTATGAAAGTATTGGTAGAAAGACTATAAAAATGAGTGCATGAAAGTGTATGAATCTGAAAAGGACCTTCTAAAGAAAACTCTTAGAGAGATTGAATCCATAAGTTTGACTATCGATCTGTGGACATCTAACCAAAATGTCCAATACATGAGTATGGTTGGACACTACATAGATGTAAATTGGGAATTGCAATGTCGTGTACTGAACTTTGTGGAGTTGGATCCTCCCCACACTGGTGTAGTGATAGCTCAAGCTATTTTTGAGTGCCTGGTTGAATGGAAAATTGAAGATAAAGTTATCACAATCACACTTgacaatgcttcaaataatgATGTTGCCATCACCAATTTGACATCCAAGCTTCTTGCTAGAAGGAATACACAATTTGATCCCTTGTATTTTCATGTTCGTTGTGCTTCACACATAGTCAATTTGACTGTAAATGATGGCTTGCAACCAATAGATGATCTCATAAGTAACCTTAGGGAATTAGTAAAATATTTCAAGAGATCACCTAGTAGAATGTACAAGTTCATGGATGTTTGCAAATAGTATGCTGTAAAAGTTGGAAAAGGGCTCTCTCTTGATGTTAAAACAAGGTGGAGTTCAACATATATAATGTTGGATACTTGCATTGACTATAGGGCTGCTTTTGGTTACTATGCTGAAAAAGATCATAACTATTTGTGGGAGCCTTCGCAGTCACAATGGGACATGTATGAACAGATTAGACCAATCTTAGGGACAATGGCTGGAGCAACCACTGCATTTTCAGGATCACTTTATCCCACAGCCAATGTCTTCTACCCTTATATAGTGAAAGTAAAGATTGCATTAATTGGAGCAAAGAATTCTGGTGATCCATATCTATGGAGTATGGCTGCTGCCATGTTTTTGATAAATATTGGGAAAAGAGGAACAATATCATGGTTATTGCTACGATCCTTGATCCTAGGTTTAAAATGAGGTATATTAAATGGTGCTTTGGTCAGATTTATGACTCCATTAGGTGTGAAAATGAGTTTGATGAGATCAACAAAGAGTTGGAAGGGTTGTATAAGAAATATGAGTTGTTGTATCGCCATAAAATGGGTGACATAGTTCCAAATGAATTTCAGAATTATTTGGAGTCTAGTGCTACAGAAGGTTCA of Zea mays cultivar B73 chromosome 8, Zm-B73-REFERENCE-NAM-5.0, whole genome shotgun sequence contains these proteins:
- the LOC100282324 gene encoding S-adenosylmethionine synthetase 1 isoform X1 — protein: MAAESFLFTSESVNEGHPDKLCDQVSDAVLDACLAQDPDSKVACETCTKTNMVMVFGEITTKASVDYEKIVRDTCREIGFTSDDVGLDADRCKVLVNIEQQSPDIAQGVHGHFTKRPEEIGAGDQGHMFGYATDETPELMPLSHVLATKLGARLTEVRKDGTCAWLRPDGKTQVTVEYVNEGGAMVPVRVHTVLISTQHDETVTNDEIAADLKEHVIKPVIPERYLDEKTIFHLNPSGRFVIGGPHGDAGLTGRKIIIDTYGGWGAHGGGAFSGKDPTKVDRSGAYVARQAAKSIVASGLARRCLVQVSYAIGVPEPLSVFVDSYGTGTIPDKEILKIVKENFDFRPGMITINLDLKKGGNRFIKTAAYGHFGRDDADFTWEVVKPLKKASA